A portion of the Paenibacillus hamazuiensis genome contains these proteins:
- a CDS encoding tripartite tricarboxylate transporter permease, producing MPDFDVIAQGFATALSGWNLLYCLIGVSIGMLVGVLPGLGPTTGVAVLLPITFGMEPVSAIIMLCGIYYGAMYGGTITSVLINTPGEAASVVTCLDGNPLAKQGRAGAALGIAGLGSFIGGTVSILGLVFIGPPLAEWALRFGPPEFFALMVLGLSSVIGLMGKSIVRGLLSALLGLNLAMIGIDPMSGTLRFTFDIPNLMSGIDFVIVAMGLFGLSEILIGIENMASSEKPPKLQGMLPRKEEWGPSMKAIGRGTVLGFIIGLIPGTNSVIPALLSYSLEKKLAKDPSRFGKGALEGVAGPETANNSYCGGALIPLFTLGIPSSPTIAIILGAFMMHGLTPGPTLFENNPVFVWGVVASMFVGNIALLFMNLPMAGWWARIAMIPPKLLYPLILVISVVGAYTANNSLFDVGVMLVFGILGYLMKKTDIPMAPIVLTFVLGKMMESSLLQSLKLLDGSFLRLFERPISGMILGLAIVILLFGTISGFRKKGRGYSADVEL from the coding sequence ATGCCGGACTTTGATGTGATTGCACAAGGATTTGCAACCGCTTTAAGCGGATGGAATTTGCTGTACTGCCTTATCGGCGTATCGATCGGCATGCTGGTCGGCGTGCTTCCGGGCCTCGGTCCGACGACCGGAGTCGCGGTGCTGCTGCCGATCACCTTCGGCATGGAACCGGTTTCCGCGATCATCATGCTTTGCGGCATCTATTACGGAGCGATGTACGGGGGAACGATCACCTCGGTGCTGATCAATACGCCGGGCGAAGCGGCATCGGTCGTTACATGCCTGGACGGTAACCCGCTGGCCAAACAGGGACGGGCGGGGGCGGCATTAGGCATCGCCGGTCTCGGCTCTTTTATCGGGGGCACGGTTTCCATTCTCGGACTTGTGTTCATCGGGCCGCCGCTTGCCGAATGGGCGCTCCGCTTCGGTCCGCCGGAATTTTTCGCCTTGATGGTGCTGGGTTTGTCCAGCGTCATCGGGCTGATGGGCAAATCGATCGTTCGCGGCTTATTATCCGCGCTGCTTGGCCTGAATCTGGCGATGATCGGCATCGATCCGATGTCGGGTACGCTGCGTTTCACTTTCGACATTCCCAACCTCATGAGCGGAATCGATTTTGTCATTGTCGCTATGGGCTTGTTCGGCTTATCGGAAATTTTGATCGGAATTGAGAATATGGCTTCCTCCGAAAAACCTCCCAAGCTGCAGGGAATGCTGCCGCGCAAGGAGGAGTGGGGTCCCAGCATGAAGGCGATCGGACGGGGAACGGTCCTGGGTTTTATCATCGGCCTCATTCCCGGCACGAATTCCGTCATCCCCGCGCTTCTTTCCTACTCACTGGAAAAAAAGCTGGCCAAAGACCCGTCCCGGTTCGGCAAAGGTGCGCTCGAAGGGGTAGCCGGTCCGGAGACGGCCAACAATTCCTATTGCGGCGGGGCATTAATTCCGCTTTTTACACTGGGCATTCCGAGTTCGCCGACAATCGCCATCATTTTGGGTGCGTTCATGATGCACGGTTTAACACCGGGACCTACCTTGTTCGAAAATAATCCGGTATTCGTATGGGGCGTTGTGGCAAGCATGTTCGTCGGCAATATCGCCTTGCTGTTTATGAATTTGCCGATGGCCGGTTGGTGGGCCCGCATTGCGATGATCCCGCCGAAGCTGCTTTATCCGCTCATCCTGGTCATCTCCGTCGTAGGGGCGTATACCGCGAACAACAGCTTGTTTGACGTCGGAGTTATGCTCGTTTTCGGCATATTGGGTTATTTGATGAAAAAAACGGATATTCCGATGGCTCCGATCGTGCTGACCTTTGTGCTTGGCAAAATGATGGAGAGCTCGCTTCTGCAATCGTTAAAACTTCTGGACGGTTCATTTCTGAGGCTGTTCGAGAGGCCGATATCCGGAATGATACTGGGTCTGGCAATTGTGATCCTGCTCTTCGGCACCATATCGGGCTTCAGAAAAAAAGGCCGGGGGTATTCCGCCGACGTGGAGCTGTAG
- a CDS encoding carbohydrate ABC transporter permease — MLNLLYAPALILFALFIFYPFLKGIQISFTNWDGYSQEYKWIGFANYERMTTDPDIGKVIWNTFIYGIGSTILQNIVGLAYALFLNRSLATRGLTRTIVYLPVIISPLIMGYIWYFFFQYQGGAINDILLLFQEKPANLLGDSDLNVWIITFVNTYQYLGIAMVIFLAGLQSIPRDYYEAATIDGAGSYARFCHVTWPLLAPSFTVSMVLNLIGGLKLFDVITALTNSGPGYASASLSTLMYQLYFGRQDAGYAASIGNLMFAIISVVSIFALMYLRRREVTS, encoded by the coding sequence ATGCTGAATCTGCTCTATGCGCCGGCGCTCATTTTGTTTGCGCTGTTTATTTTTTACCCCTTTCTGAAGGGGATACAAATTTCTTTTACGAATTGGGACGGGTATTCCCAGGAATACAAATGGATCGGCTTCGCGAACTACGAAAGAATGACCACCGACCCCGACATCGGCAAAGTTATTTGGAATACGTTTATATACGGCATCGGCAGTACGATCCTGCAAAATATCGTCGGGTTGGCTTACGCGCTGTTTTTAAACCGAAGCTTGGCAACCCGCGGGCTTACGCGGACAATCGTCTATTTGCCGGTCATCATCAGCCCGCTAATAATGGGATATATTTGGTATTTCTTTTTCCAATACCAGGGCGGGGCGATCAACGATATTTTGCTGCTGTTTCAGGAGAAACCCGCCAATTTGCTCGGAGATTCGGATCTCAACGTCTGGATCATTACGTTTGTCAATACGTACCAATACCTCGGCATTGCGATGGTCATATTTTTGGCGGGATTGCAGTCGATCCCGAGAGATTATTACGAGGCTGCAACGATTGACGGAGCCGGATCTTATGCGAGATTTTGCCATGTCACCTGGCCGCTGCTTGCGCCTTCCTTTACGGTCAGCATGGTGCTTAATCTGATCGGCGGGCTGAAGCTGTTCGACGTGATTACCGCGCTGACGAACAGCGGTCCGGGCTACGCGTCGGCGTCTCTCTCCACGCTCATGTACCAGCTGTACTTTGGCCGGCAGGATGCCGGTTACGCGGCTTCGATCGGCAATTTGATGTTCGCGATCATTTCGGTCGTCAGCATATTCGCCCTGATGTATTTGCGGCGCCGGGAGGTGACGTCATGA
- a CDS encoding cache domain-containing sensor histidine kinase, with protein MKWLHSIRFRLTLLFLATIVFPVALIVMKLPDYYSSIIAKQAKALTDNTLTALTYNIETYLDDLDRMTIAPYLNNDVMAALKLKASRQYAEASAYSKMQAEIALAYTLPKFLNNTRKDILGVILLPFDGSVYVTSPSGTTESTPDFAFSRQIWYRKAVESDGNVAFISAHVQDYISTSLQREVFSVARLIKDPDSQKPLAVIMADADTILLAKMINGVRFDNRSIVAVMDDHHNLLYSNYPLSSDVLAKLAAQGEKVTSGGETYSVVKKTISRSNWSIAVLFPDSVIRAQLSWIYWVGLLFAAGGLLIALLLFFTVSHWIVTPFKQMIHVMKKVQRGDLTSRYRARGHDEIAQLGASLNTMIAQLEELIDREYKAVLGQRVADYRALQSQIQPHFLYNTLSGFIGLNRTGQSQLLEKAILSLSGLLRYILGHNDWSLLRDELDFIAKYCELQRIRFQERLQFRIELEAGLEEIKLPKLLLQPLVENAIIHGIEPLFRPCTLTVAASRRFRRFDHSVDSLEEEVLEIQVADDGAGFDAAAGGESVGLSNVRERLKLAYGRGMFRIDSAIGQGTTASIIIPWKDVSPL; from the coding sequence ATGAAATGGCTGCACTCGATCCGCTTCAGGCTGACCTTGCTGTTCCTGGCAACGATTGTTTTTCCGGTAGCCCTCATTGTTATGAAGCTTCCCGATTATTACAGCTCGATCATTGCGAAGCAGGCGAAAGCCCTGACCGATAATACGCTGACGGCGCTCACTTACAATATTGAGACGTATTTGGACGATTTGGACCGCATGACGATCGCGCCGTATTTGAACAACGACGTCATGGCGGCGCTTAAACTCAAAGCAAGCCGCCAATACGCCGAGGCCAGCGCCTACTCCAAAATGCAGGCGGAAATCGCACTTGCGTATACGCTGCCCAAATTCCTGAATAACACCCGTAAAGATATTTTAGGCGTTATTTTGCTGCCCTTCGACGGCTCGGTTTACGTTACGTCTCCTTCAGGTACGACGGAGTCGACTCCGGACTTCGCGTTCTCCCGGCAGATTTGGTACCGTAAAGCCGTGGAAAGCGACGGAAACGTTGCATTCATTAGCGCGCATGTTCAGGATTACATCAGCACATCGCTGCAGCGTGAGGTTTTTTCCGTCGCGCGTCTTATCAAGGACCCCGACTCGCAGAAGCCGCTCGCGGTTATCATGGCGGATGCAGATACGATTTTGCTGGCCAAAATGATCAACGGCGTCCGTTTTGACAACCGCTCGATCGTGGCGGTCATGGACGATCATCATAATCTGCTTTATTCCAACTATCCGCTGTCTTCCGATGTTCTCGCCAAGCTGGCCGCACAAGGGGAGAAAGTGACAAGCGGGGGAGAAACCTACAGTGTCGTGAAAAAAACGATCAGCCGTTCGAATTGGAGCATCGCGGTGCTGTTTCCCGATTCGGTCATCCGCGCCCAGCTCTCGTGGATCTATTGGGTAGGGCTGCTGTTTGCCGCAGGCGGGCTGCTTATTGCGCTGCTGCTGTTTTTCACCGTATCGCACTGGATTGTTACTCCATTCAAACAAATGATTCACGTGATGAAAAAAGTGCAGCGCGGGGATCTGACGAGCCGTTATCGGGCGCGCGGACATGACGAAATCGCCCAGCTCGGGGCAAGCCTCAACACGATGATCGCTCAGCTGGAAGAGCTGATCGACCGGGAATACAAGGCCGTTCTCGGACAACGGGTGGCCGATTACCGCGCGCTTCAATCGCAAATCCAGCCCCATTTTCTGTACAATACGTTAAGCGGCTTTATCGGCCTCAACCGGACGGGGCAGAGCCAGCTGCTGGAAAAAGCCATCTTGTCGTTAAGCGGCTTGCTCCGTTACATTTTGGGACATAACGACTGGTCCCTGCTTCGGGATGAGCTCGACTTCATTGCCAAATATTGCGAGCTTCAGCGCATCCGGTTTCAAGAGAGGCTGCAGTTTCGGATCGAGCTTGAGGCCGGCCTGGAGGAGATCAAGCTGCCGAAACTGCTGCTGCAGCCGCTTGTTGAAAACGCGATCATTCACGGCATCGAACCTTTGTTCCGGCCCTGCACCTTGACGGTTGCCGCAAGCAGACGGTTCAGGAGGTTCGATCATTCAGTGGATTCATTGGAAGAGGAAGTGTTGGAGATTCAAGTTGCCGATGACGGAGCCGGATTCGATGCCGCTGCGGGCGGGGAAAGCGTAGGTCTCAGCAACGTGCGCGAGCGTTTGAAGCTGGCATACGGCCGCGGCATGTTTCGCATCGACAGCGCGATCGGCCAAGGCACGACCGCCTCGATCATCATTCCGTGGAAGGATGTGAGCCCACTGTGA
- a CDS encoding SDR family NAD(P)-dependent oxidoreductase — MQIDLSGKVALVTGASSGIGAGIAQVLAEAGAKVAVNYNSSREKAEDVVSRIRQAGGIAQAFQGDVTSAEQIAVLVKQIGSEMGTIDILINNAGHMLERLANAEMTESLYSRVIDLNLKSTVFMSKAVLPGMFAQRSGRIVNMSSVAAHHGGGPGASIYAASKAAVIAYTKGLAKEAAPYGVLVNCVSPGFIGSTRFHAQLTSEEGRQAAIAGTPLGRQGEPADVAGAVLFLASSLSGFITGETIEINGGAYMR, encoded by the coding sequence ATGCAAATCGATTTATCGGGAAAAGTGGCGCTTGTAACGGGTGCCAGTTCGGGCATAGGCGCGGGCATTGCGCAAGTATTGGCCGAGGCCGGTGCCAAAGTGGCCGTCAATTATAACAGCAGCCGCGAGAAAGCGGAAGATGTGGTGAGCCGAATCAGGCAGGCAGGCGGCATAGCGCAGGCTTTTCAAGGCGATGTTACTTCCGCGGAGCAAATCGCCGTGCTGGTGAAGCAGATCGGTTCGGAGATGGGCACGATCGACATTTTGATAAATAATGCGGGGCATATGCTTGAGAGATTGGCCAACGCGGAAATGACCGAATCGCTTTATAGCCGGGTCATCGATCTGAATCTGAAAAGCACCGTATTTATGTCCAAAGCGGTGCTGCCCGGCATGTTCGCCCAGAGAAGCGGCCGCATCGTAAATATGTCTTCCGTTGCCGCCCATCATGGGGGAGGGCCGGGCGCCAGCATATATGCGGCAAGCAAAGCGGCCGTCATCGCCTATACGAAAGGATTGGCCAAAGAGGCCGCTCCTTACGGCGTGCTCGTCAACTGCGTTTCGCCCGGTTTTATCGGCAGTACCCGCTTCCATGCGCAGCTAACCTCGGAGGAGGGACGGCAGGCGGCGATAGCCGGCACGCCGCTCGGCCGCCAAGGGGAGCCGGCGGATGTGGCGGGCGCCGTGTTGTTCCTCGCATCGTCGCTTTCCGGTTTTATTACCGGAGAAACGATCGAAATTAACGGCGGCGCCTATATGCGGTAA
- a CDS encoding ABC transporter substrate-binding protein translates to MRKTALSMFAIIFALSLGLMGCSERQGGGAAATNSPAPAGNPGSGGNSSGGGDKTRITVYGSTSDKPVQEVYKQIAADFTKENPNLEVDLQFPGSEYENILKVKMAANDLPDIFDTHGWAIIRYGKYLADLKDQPWVSQMTDTIKNVVTDKNGKVHALVMSEAKDGLTYNEDLLKSYNIEPPKTFDELMAAAEKIKNESKGEVTPFYFSGVDDWMIGQFFDYFATSLLISPQQNEAQNLLDNKMDWNKWTPLPEKLLEMQKKGYINKDVLTAKYSDLPKQFAQGKVAFTLLGPSFADEVHKIKPDLQIGFMPVPAMVAGDAPNFSGGERYTMGAWKDSKHLEESKKLIAFFAKPENMAKFANVTKLPPGLKGVTAKHEFTPYYDKYSGIRVFPYFDRVYLPNGMWDVMCKTGTSLLAGNVSPKQYSEKMKQEVERLRNK, encoded by the coding sequence ATGAGAAAAACGGCTTTAAGCATGTTCGCCATCATTTTCGCTTTATCCCTGGGATTGATGGGGTGTTCGGAACGGCAGGGGGGAGGCGCGGCGGCGACGAACAGTCCGGCTCCGGCCGGCAATCCCGGCAGCGGTGGGAACTCAAGCGGAGGCGGCGACAAAACGAGAATCACCGTATACGGCTCGACCAGCGACAAGCCGGTTCAAGAGGTGTACAAGCAAATTGCGGCCGATTTCACCAAGGAAAATCCGAATCTCGAGGTCGATCTGCAGTTCCCAGGCTCCGAATATGAAAATATTCTCAAGGTGAAAATGGCGGCGAACGATTTGCCGGACATTTTCGATACTCATGGCTGGGCGATTATTCGCTACGGCAAATATTTGGCCGATCTGAAGGATCAGCCATGGGTCTCCCAGATGACCGACACGATCAAAAACGTCGTAACCGACAAAAACGGCAAGGTGCATGCGCTCGTCATGAGCGAGGCGAAAGACGGTCTCACCTATAACGAGGATCTGCTGAAATCGTATAACATCGAGCCGCCGAAAACGTTCGACGAGCTGATGGCGGCCGCCGAGAAAATCAAAAACGAAAGCAAAGGCGAAGTGACTCCGTTTTATTTTTCCGGCGTTGACGATTGGATGATCGGGCAGTTTTTCGATTATTTCGCGACGTCGCTCCTGATCAGCCCGCAGCAAAATGAAGCGCAAAATTTGCTCGACAACAAAATGGATTGGAACAAATGGACGCCGCTTCCGGAAAAGCTTCTGGAGATGCAGAAGAAGGGCTATATCAATAAAGACGTGCTTACGGCCAAATACAGCGATTTGCCGAAGCAGTTCGCACAAGGCAAAGTTGCGTTCACCTTGCTCGGCCCGTCGTTCGCGGACGAAGTGCACAAGATCAAACCGGATCTGCAGATCGGCTTCATGCCTGTCCCGGCGATGGTGGCCGGCGATGCACCTAACTTCTCGGGCGGAGAGCGTTACACGATGGGCGCATGGAAGGACAGCAAGCATTTGGAGGAATCCAAGAAACTGATCGCGTTTTTCGCGAAGCCGGAAAATATGGCGAAGTTCGCGAATGTGACCAAGCTGCCCCCGGGACTCAAAGGTGTGACGGCAAAACACGAATTCACCCCGTATTACGACAAATATTCCGGCATCCGCGTATTCCCGTACTTTGACCGCGTGTACTTGCCTAACGGCATGTGGGACGTGATGTGCAAAACCGGCACGTCGCTGCTCGCCGGCAACGTCTCGCCGAAGCAGTATTCCGAGAAAATGAAGCAGGAAGTCGAGAGACTAAGAAATAAATAA
- a CDS encoding response regulator transcription factor, with the protein MNIVIADDESLIRASLVSMISEMGASWHVAGEAATGEELVALVAAELPDIAIVDIRMPVMDGLTAIQRGKECSPLTKWLILSGFSDFEYAQKAVKLGASEYLLKPVDPRELESSLYRIYQDHAESERMLNRQFEYNLFSMIHELTAPDVERGSGDSLFYQGHFQGMVFYIDSCCPASRLADLQRELGSVLRDELGKHFTCGMRVAIVSLPGGELSVIGAWDAAKNAGHKDRLAHCFQSLIENLAQFQSKQSAVTAFLTGECSGFLSLVDELKQLQSCASLRPLYGIRRMWSARELSSLTETDFAVLGRLLILLAQHFNDKLYVNYHKTVDELEALLNKIQLRDHHVQAIRDFLGAALSASVSSPLSRQKLAGELRQFGEQTLLRMTGTEPGGGDLVERAIAYIEKHYMEDIGIGQIAGELNVTPNYLSSLFHKKTGCTFVKYLTRLRMYKAKELLAETGLQVQQVAEKVGYYSSRHFTKLFKDTNGVYPSDFKKNLGNHTG; encoded by the coding sequence GTGAATATCGTCATTGCCGATGACGAGAGCCTCATACGCGCGAGCCTTGTCAGCATGATCTCGGAAATGGGCGCCTCCTGGCACGTTGCCGGTGAGGCCGCAACCGGGGAGGAATTGGTCGCACTTGTCGCTGCCGAATTGCCGGACATCGCCATCGTGGATATCCGCATGCCGGTGATGGACGGTTTGACGGCCATTCAGCGCGGGAAGGAATGTTCGCCGCTAACCAAATGGCTTATTCTCAGCGGCTTTTCCGATTTTGAATATGCACAAAAAGCAGTGAAGCTCGGGGCATCCGAATATTTGCTCAAGCCGGTTGACCCTCGGGAGCTTGAGTCGTCATTATATCGGATTTATCAGGATCATGCGGAATCCGAACGGATGTTAAACCGCCAGTTTGAATACAACCTGTTCTCCATGATACATGAGCTGACAGCTCCTGACGTCGAGAGGGGAAGCGGCGACAGCTTGTTTTACCAAGGGCATTTTCAAGGCATGGTGTTTTATATCGACAGCTGCTGTCCGGCTTCCCGCCTGGCCGATTTGCAGCGGGAGCTCGGCTCTGTCTTGCGGGATGAGCTTGGAAAGCATTTTACGTGCGGAATGAGGGTGGCGATTGTTTCGCTGCCGGGCGGAGAGCTTTCAGTGATCGGAGCGTGGGATGCCGCCAAAAATGCCGGGCACAAAGATAGACTGGCGCACTGCTTTCAGAGCTTGATCGAAAATTTGGCGCAGTTTCAATCGAAGCAGTCGGCCGTTACCGCGTTTCTAACCGGCGAGTGCTCCGGTTTTCTGTCGCTCGTCGACGAGCTTAAGCAGCTGCAAAGCTGCGCGTCGCTCAGACCTCTTTACGGCATTCGCCGAATGTGGTCCGCGCGCGAGCTATCCTCTTTGACAGAAACGGATTTCGCCGTGCTTGGCAGGCTGCTGATACTGCTTGCGCAGCATTTTAACGACAAGCTTTACGTGAATTACCACAAGACAGTCGATGAACTGGAAGCCTTGTTGAATAAAATTCAGCTTCGGGACCATCATGTTCAAGCGATCCGCGATTTTCTCGGCGCCGCGCTTTCCGCCTCCGTCTCCAGTCCCTTGTCCCGGCAAAAGCTTGCCGGCGAGCTGCGGCAGTTCGGCGAACAAACCCTCCTTCGGATGACCGGAACGGAGCCGGGTGGGGGGGACCTGGTCGAGCGAGCCATAGCCTATATCGAAAAGCATTATATGGAAGATATCGGGATCGGCCAAATCGCCGGGGAGCTGAATGTGACCCCGAATTACTTGAGCTCGTTGTTTCATAAAAAGACCGGCTGCACCTTTGTCAAATACTTGACGCGATTGAGGATGTATAAGGCCAAGGAATTGCTCGCCGAGACGGGACTGCAGGTTCAGCAGGTTGCGGAAAAGGTCGGGTATTACAGCTCGAGGCATTTTACGAAGCTGTTCAAGGATACGAACGGCGTTTATCCGTCGGATTTTAAGAAAAACTTAGGCAATCATACCGGTTGA
- a CDS encoding carbohydrate ABC transporter permease: protein MMRKRVWLNAAALIICLIHVLPFYILITTSMKAADDPSSKWIMPGYWYTDNFTNAFREANLGTAFINNATVTGFAVLLIVILGSVAAYPLSRHRTPWNKFIYTLFISALIVPPLTILVPLYKLMVDIGAMNHFWGIILLHVTFNLPMTIFLYTGFIGTIPRELDEAAMIDGAGRLGLFYRILLPLLKPITATVIILSGVAIWNDYQFSVFFLQQPSMRTVTVALASFFGQYNNNIGWVAAGSFMAAIPISAVYLFLQRYFIHGLSSGAVKG from the coding sequence ATGATGCGCAAACGGGTGTGGTTAAATGCCGCGGCGTTGATCATTTGTCTCATACACGTGCTGCCGTTTTACATTTTGATCACCACCTCGATGAAAGCGGCGGACGACCCCAGTTCAAAATGGATTATGCCCGGGTATTGGTACACCGATAACTTTACGAACGCGTTCCGGGAAGCGAATTTAGGCACCGCGTTTATCAATAATGCAACGGTGACGGGGTTTGCCGTCCTGCTGATCGTCATCCTCGGATCGGTCGCCGCGTATCCGTTATCCCGCCACCGAACGCCGTGGAACAAATTCATCTATACGCTGTTCATATCGGCGCTTATCGTACCGCCGCTGACGATATTGGTGCCGCTGTATAAACTGATGGTGGATATCGGCGCGATGAACCATTTTTGGGGCATCATTTTGCTGCATGTGACGTTTAATTTGCCGATGACGATCTTTTTGTACACCGGATTCATCGGCACGATCCCGCGCGAGCTCGACGAAGCGGCGATGATCGACGGAGCCGGACGGCTCGGCTTGTTTTACCGGATTTTGCTGCCGCTGCTGAAGCCTATCACCGCAACGGTCATCATCTTAAGCGGTGTGGCGATATGGAACGATTACCAGTTTTCGGTGTTTTTCCTGCAGCAGCCTTCGATGCGTACGGTGACGGTGGCGCTGGCGAGCTTTTTCGGACAATACAACAACAATATCGGCTGGGTCGCAGCCGGCTCTTTTATGGCGGCGATTCCCATTTCGGCGGTCTATCTCTTTTTGCAGCGTTATTTTATTCACGGATTGTCTTCGGGAGCGGTTAAAGGATAA